The proteins below are encoded in one region of Sphaerodactylus townsendi isolate TG3544 linkage group LG06, MPM_Stown_v2.3, whole genome shotgun sequence:
- the LOC125434646 gene encoding uncharacterized protein LOC125434646 produces the protein MLSLFGPEKDKQRLCNASRALYDCVYLFVSSSNTMFRMLNQYLGTEFPNVVVRESLSIKENLQLLMSALKDMQETVELKDRDVQQRVSGPLYAKIVQPISPMNERVQLVKEMHNLYGGSFATICGPIAAVLLKNGDLPEKLQSALRVLGNSHVMSLRVGDLLMTHDEIAKALPEPSTTSASPAAVPEVKNRSQSLSSMNYSLNNFLRVVLRGRTPKNSFEMAAGCLEDVVKVLKPACENFKSIVKRAEEYVTLIIDKLQ, from the coding sequence ATGCTGTCCTTGTTTGGTCCAGAGAAGGATAAGCAGAGGCTGTGCAATGCTAGCCGTGCTCTGTACGACTGTGTCTACCTCTTTGTCTCTTCCAGCAACACTATGTTCCGAATGCTCAACCAGTACCTCGGAACTgaatttcccaatgttgttgtgagggaaagccTCAGCATCAAGGAGAACCTCCAGCTTCTCATGAGTGCTCTGAAAGATATGCAAGAGACAGTGGAGTTGAAGGATAGGGATGTCCAGCAGCGTGTCAGTGGCCCATTGTATGCTAAGATAGTTCAACCCATTTCCCCCATGAATGAAAGAGTTCAGCTTGTGAAGGAGATGCATAACCTTTATGGGGGATCTTTTGCAACGATCTGTGGTCCCATCGCTGCAGTCTTATTGAAAAATGGTGATCTTCCTGAAAAACTACAGTCTGCCTTGCGGGTGCTAGGGAACTCTCATGTGATGTCTCTTCGAGTTGGTGATCTTCTCATGACCCATGATGAAATTGCTAAAGCCCTTCCAGAACCCAGCACTACTTCAGCCTCTCCAGCTGCTGTACCTGAAGTGAAGAATCGCAGTCAGTCTCTATCTTCCATGAATTACTCACTTAACAACTTCTTACGGGTAGTTCTTCGGGGACGGACTCCCAAGAACAGCTTTGAAATGGCTGCAGGTTGCCTGGAAGATGTGGTTAAAGTGTTGAAGCCAGCTTGTGAAAATTTCAAAAGTATTGTTAAGAGGGCCGAAGAGTACGTCACACTCATCATCGATAAGTTGCAGTGA